One Pontibacillus yanchengensis DNA window includes the following coding sequences:
- a CDS encoding ABC transporter ATP-binding protein, with amino-acid sequence MARKKKDQKPVSPHLKRFKYTQDQAIDKPFNWQQMRRLLQYVKPYSRTLLPLAIIAMLVSTIVRLVVPILIGKVVIDIVIEDKDMNLLIQLVVGIAILYLLSYVGNALRIRWVNILGQNVIYDLRKHLFSHVQRLSHRFFDSKSAGSILVRIMNDINSLQELFTNGIINLLMDIVTLVGIVCILLFLSPKLALAIMVILPIMFFISTKLRKRIRRSWQQVRIQQSRLNSHLNESIQGIRITQSFSQERENTEYFDGVNTDNFESWRNATKKSAMFRPFVEMSNAIGTVILISYGAYLIIQTPANGGIEVGTFVTFAFFLGMFWEPISRLGQMYNQLLMAMAASERIFEFLDEQPNVEEKSDAVVLEDIKGHIEFDHVQFAYDEDRIALHDINLEMKQGQTVALVGHTGSGKSTIANLISRFYDPTKGAVKIDGHNLQDVTLNSVRQQISVVLQDTFIFSGTIIENIRFGRPDATDEEVMEAAKVVGADDFIQRLANGYETEVEERGNILSAGERQLLSFARALLADPKIIILDEATSSIDTETEMKIQEALRKLLNGRTAIIIAHRLSTIREADNIFVLEHGKILEQGNHEELMQLRGEYFDLVKTQFQMLDAM; translated from the coding sequence ATGGCAAGAAAGAAAAAAGACCAAAAACCAGTTAGTCCACATTTAAAGCGATTCAAGTACACCCAAGATCAAGCTATTGATAAACCATTTAACTGGCAACAAATGAGAAGACTATTGCAATATGTAAAGCCGTATTCTAGGACTTTGCTTCCATTAGCTATCATTGCCATGCTCGTTTCAACAATTGTTCGATTAGTCGTTCCAATTCTTATTGGTAAAGTGGTAATCGATATCGTGATTGAAGATAAAGATATGAATCTGCTTATCCAACTTGTAGTTGGAATTGCTATTCTCTATTTACTGAGCTATGTAGGAAATGCCTTACGAATAAGGTGGGTAAATATTCTAGGTCAGAATGTTATATATGACTTACGTAAACATCTATTTTCACACGTTCAACGTTTGTCGCATCGTTTCTTTGATTCAAAGTCAGCTGGATCCATTCTTGTGCGAATAATGAACGATATCAATTCATTGCAAGAGCTATTTACCAATGGAATCATTAATTTACTAATGGATATTGTAACGCTAGTTGGGATTGTCTGTATCTTACTATTCTTAAGCCCTAAACTAGCGCTTGCAATCATGGTAATACTACCAATCATGTTCTTTATTTCTACGAAACTTCGAAAACGCATTCGACGTTCATGGCAGCAGGTTCGTATTCAACAATCTCGCTTGAATTCTCACTTAAACGAGAGCATTCAAGGAATTCGGATTACCCAATCATTTTCTCAAGAAAGAGAAAATACCGAGTACTTCGATGGCGTTAACACAGATAATTTTGAGAGTTGGCGCAATGCTACGAAAAAAAGTGCCATGTTTAGACCCTTTGTTGAGATGAGTAATGCAATCGGGACGGTTATCTTAATTTCATACGGGGCATATTTAATTATTCAAACACCCGCAAATGGGGGGATCGAAGTAGGTACATTTGTAACATTTGCATTTTTCCTTGGAATGTTCTGGGAACCTATCTCACGTCTTGGTCAGATGTATAATCAGCTTTTAATGGCAATGGCAGCTTCTGAGAGAATCTTTGAATTTCTAGATGAACAACCTAATGTTGAAGAGAAAAGTGATGCAGTTGTCTTAGAGGACATTAAAGGTCACATTGAATTTGATCATGTTCAATTTGCTTATGATGAAGATCGCATTGCTCTGCATGATATTAATCTAGAGATGAAACAGGGGCAGACGGTTGCATTAGTCGGTCATACTGGCAGTGGTAAGTCGACTATAGCTAACTTGATTAGTCGTTTTTATGACCCGACAAAAGGTGCTGTTAAAATTGATGGGCATAACCTTCAAGATGTAACGTTAAATAGTGTCCGTCAGCAAATCAGTGTGGTACTGCAAGATACCTTCATCTTCTCAGGTACCATTATTGAGAATATACGTTTCGGTCGTCCAGATGCTACTGATGAAGAAGTAATGGAGGCGGCCAAAGTAGTTGGTGCCGATGACTTTATTCAGCGACTTGCAAACGGATATGAAACGGAAGTAGAAGAACGAGGTAATATTCTTTCCGCGGGTGAGCGTCAATTGTTATCCTTTGCAAGAGCACTTCTTGCGGACCCTAAGATTATTATCTTAGATGAGGCAACATCTAGTATTGATACAGAAACAGAAATGAAAATTCAAGAAGCGTTACGTAAACTACTTAATGGTCGCACAGCAATCATTATTGCTCATAGACTTTCCACAATACGTGAGGCAGACAATATTTTTGTTCTTGAACATGGTAAGATATTAGAACAAGGCAATCACGAAGAATTAATGCAATTACGTGGTGAGTATTTTGATTTAGTAAAGACACAATTTCAAATGTTAGATGCAATGTAA